One window of the Melanotaenia boesemani isolate fMelBoe1 chromosome 14, fMelBoe1.pri, whole genome shotgun sequence genome contains the following:
- the chaf1a gene encoding chromatin assembly factor 1 subunit A: MLAAENPSVDGHLAASTPHRRGMDCKTRNNASKKLIQARLPFKRLNPEPKENQPPKRPCTYACPGSEIPEKQNESESSPLIERSGPPLVNGRGPLDGFLSRRRPASSNEKVVIDLTEDKSSCPVKCLASPAPASSCLSTKDKNRCNNKTASEKPSSVDDTPKTCTVDLVNTDEEVEESDHTASISQLDMTQDSDNEPEEQNESGNVSSLGNQSMQSASPVSSMSESSPEKTKTGDPTPTTTPTEPKTTPKVPADQKKVKRRSLKTLQVQEERIQMRQEKERQKEEEKAAKQKKKEEARKLKEEREREKREKKEKDEQEKREKKEKEEREKAERLKAKEELRKSKQEAKLEEKRKKEEEKRMKEEEKRLKEEKDRLKAVKAEITRFLQKPKTQQAPKTLAAACGKFAPFEIKENMCLAPLCRVQCEDSVLEELDRCLLNPAENLNGLKDWIGQKPRHSGPTKPRQTDSLRECVIVGEPKPDGVPDRRRYGHMKLLHFHENYRPAYWGTWCKKSSHISPRCPLRQDKDLLDYDVDSDEEWEEEEPGESLSHSEGEDEEEGGDDDDDDDDGFFVPHGYLSDDEGAIEDEDGGDLEKQKLRQKLKAREWDELMATKKKMKVLEPVVKGCFWEGQGLCSDPFQPFAVCLVEPLPKVDKSPSPEELSRRDQKEAQLLGQLLLLLHGNSNSSKVIISEFQEFCRQRSSSSPAPDLSSPQSPPENIPTRIQLKRLIKNNAVYEKRSTYKRCCWYVHTEVLSRFGQEALPVPCQWTYLTTGAREESREELQAATGSQGNSPTTSQTSTTPSSSNKRKSTGSMSITKFMKRCTNSDQIEATEADGFQADTEDDYDEDCVVVSTQSGSKREKNCSKGESVMDVSPKAAPPVASAATSTTV, translated from the exons GCATGGACTGTAAGACAAGAAACAATGCAAGCAAGAAACTAATCCAGG CTCGTCTACCTTTTAAGCGCCTGAACCCTGAACCTAAAGAGAACCAACCGCCTAAGCGCCCCTGCACTTATGCCTGCCCTGGATCTGAAATCCCAGAAAAGCagaatgagagtgagtcttccCCTCTTATTGAGCGCAGTGGACCCCCTTTAGTTAATGGTCGCGGTCCACTTGATGGCTTTTTGAGCCGCAGACGACCCGCATCTTCAAATGAGAAAGTGGTCATTGATTTAACTGAGGACAAGTCTTCATGCCCTGTAAAGTGCcttgcttcacctgctcctgcGTCGTCCTGTCTttcaacaaaagacaaaaatcgCTGCAATAACAAAACTGCCTCTGAGAAACCCAGCAGTGTTGATGACACTCCAAAAACATGCACTGTAGACCTTGTGAATACTGATGAAGAAGTGGAAGAAAGCGATCACACAGCATCTATCTCGCAGCTTGACATGACGCAGGATTCTGACAATGAGCCAGAAGAGCAGAATGAGTCAGGAAATGTTTCCAGTTTGGGAAACCAGTCCATGCAGTCGGCTTCACCAGTCAGCTCCATGTCTGAAAGCTCACCAGAAAAGACCAAGACTGGCGACCCCACACCCACCACTACACCTACA GAGCCAAAGACCACCCCTAAGGTACCAGCAGATCAGAAAAAGGTTAAAAGACGCTCATTGAAG ACTTTACAAGTGCAAGAGGAGAGGATTCAAATGCGACAGGAGAAAGAGCgccagaaggaggaggagaaagctgcaaagcagaaaaagaaagaagaagctCGCAAACTCAAGGAGGAGCGAGAAAGGGAAAAGcgagagaaaaaggaaaaagatgagCAAGAGAAGCGtgaaaaaaaggagaaggaaGAGAGGGAAAAGGCTGAGAGGctaaaagcaaaagaagagCTGCGTAAATCTAAGCAAGA GGCAAAGcttgaagaaaaaaggaagaaagaggaggagaagcgaatgaaagaagaggagaaacggttgaaagaagaaaaagat CGTCTCAAAGCAGTGAAAGCAGAAATAACACGATTTCTACAGAAACCCAAGACTCAGCAGGCTCCTAAG ACACTTGCAGCTGCATGTGGGAAGTTTGCACCATttgagataaaagaaaacatgtgtTTAGCACCACTGTGTCGGGTTCAGTGTGAGGACTCTGTTCTAGAGGAGCTGGACCGGTGTTTGTTGAATCCTGCTGAAAACCTGAATGGACTGAAAGATTGGATTGGACAAAAACCAAGACATTCAGGACCCACTAAACCCAGACAGACTGACTCACTCAG GGAATGTGTAATAGTGGGGGAGCCAAAACCAGATGGTGTACCAGATCGTCGACGCTACGGACAcatgaagctgctgcacttcCATGAGAACTACCGTCCAGCGTACTGGGGCACCTGGTGTAAAAAGAGTTCACATATCTCACCTCGCTGTCCTCTCAGACAAGACAAG GATTTGCTTGACTATGATGTGGACAGTGATGAAGAATGGGAGGAAGAGGAACCAGGGGAATCCTTGTCTCACAGCGAAGGG gaggatgaagaagaaggaggtgatgatgacgacgatgatgatgacggCTTCTTTGTTCCTCATGGCTACCTCTCAGATGATGAAGGTGCAATAGAAGATGAG GATGGTGGCGACCTGGAGAAGCAAAAGCTGCGTCAGAAACTCAAAGCAAGGGAGTGGGATGAGCTGATGGCCAccaagaagaagatgaaggtgCTGGAACCTGTGGTGAAAGGCTGTTTTTGGGAGGGACAGGGACTTTGTTCTGATCCCTTCCAGCCTTTTGCTGTTTGTCTGGTTGAGCCTTTACCCAAGGTGGACAAAAGCCCGAGTCCAGAGGAGCTGTCCAGGAGGGATCAGAAGGAAGCGCAGT TGCTCGGACAGCTGCTGCTTCTACTACATGGCAATTCCAACAGCAGCAAAGTGATCATCAGTGAGTTTCAAGAGTTTTGTCGTCAGCGGAGCTCCTCATCACCAGCTCCTGATCTATCCAGCCCTCAGAGCCCACCAGAGAACATTCCCACCAG AATACAGCTAAAACGCCTCATCAAGAATAATGCTGTTTATGAGAAACGCTCAACCTACAAACGATGCTGCTGGTACGTGCACACAGAGGTCCTGTCCCGTTTTGGACAGGAAGCTCTCCCAGTTCCTTGCCAGTGGACCTACCTCACCACAGGGGCTCGAGAAGAGTCCCGTGAAGAACTCCAGGCAGCCACGGGCTCTCAGGGAAACTCTCCCACTACATCCCAAACCTCCACCACACCATCATCCTCCAACAAGAGGAAGAGCACCGGCAGCATGTCCATCACCAAGTTCATGAAGAGATGTACTAATTCTGATCAG ATTGAAGCAACAGAGGCTGACGGTTTCCAAGCTGACACAGAGGATGATTACGATGAAGATTGTGTCGTTGTCTCCACTCAGAGTG GTTCCAAAAGAGAGAAGAATTGCAGCAAGGGAGAATCTGTGATGGATGTCTCTCCTAAAGCAGCTCCCCCTGTGGCCAGCGCTGCTACATCCACCACTGTTTGA
- the ubxn6 gene encoding UBX domain-containing protein 6 — translation MKKFFEDIKKDIKFKSAGPGKKLTEDTSSKPEVVQSSSSSKQNRYAPSEGAQMAGAAALARIEQQQRPKVHTSHDAIRNQVKRELEAEATALAEKEKAAASEGSKVPVKDPACLSVSGVYFTCPLTGAMLTKSEREAHIKEAILMRFEEDAVEASVMMIYTFNKDREKVKAAVDIINKYVENICKNPTEEKYRKIKLSNKVFQEKVRPVEGSREFLQALGFISVMFPVDDQEEEEEFLVLPEQSSDALELMKEQRDRLQRGEPVRAQLDRQPQAFRPSTNAQRFELPPEFYNLTAEELKREQQQKSELVEKNAMLRTKAMREKDEQRERRKYNYTLLRIRLPDGNLLQGTFYAWDRLPVLFAFVRESLVDSWQPFELIAPGGQKLQESEEVALAECNLVPAALLTFAWDAAVQADIAAAGGKSPTLLKPSLLETIRTLS, via the exons atgaagaagttTTTTGAAGACATTAAAAAAGACATCAAATTTAAATCGGCGGGACCCGGGAAGAAGCTAACAGAAGATACCAG CTCCAAGCCCGAGGTGGTGCagagcagctccagcagcaagCAGAATCGTTATGCTCCCAGTGAAGGAGCCCAAATGGCAGGGGCCGCAGCCTTGGCCAGGATTGAACAGCAGCAGAGGCCGAAGGTGCACACCTCCCATGATGCGATCAGGAACCAGG TTAAACGAGAACTGGAGGCGGAGGCGACTGCactggctgaaaaagaaaaagcagctgcATCAGAG GGATCCAAAGTGCCAGTGAAAGATCCTGCCTGCCTATCTGTGTCAGGTGTTTATTTCACCTGTCCGCTCACTGGAGCAATGTTAACCAAAAGTGAGAGGGAAGCACACATCAAAGAGGCCATTTTAATG CGGTTTGAAGAGGATGCAGTTGAGGCTTCTGTAATGATGATTTACACATTTaacaaagacagagagaaagtgaAGGCTGCTGTGGACATCATAAATAA GTATGTTGAAAATATATGCAAGAACCCCACAGAGGAGAAATATAGGAAGATTAAACTCAGCAACAAAGTGTTCCAG GAGAAAGTACGTCCTGTGGAGGGCAGTCGAGAGTTTCTCCAGGCTTTGGGATTCATAAGTGTTATGTTTCCTGTAGATGACCAAG aggaggaagaagagttCCTGGTGTTACCAGAGCAAAGTTCCGATGCCCTGGAGCTGATGAAGGAGCAGAGAGATCGTCTTCAGAGAGGAGAACCAGTCAGAGCTCAGCTGGACAGGCAGCCTCAAGCTTTCAGACCCTCGACTAATGCCCAGCGCTTTGAGCTGCCGCCAGAGTTCTACAACCTGACTGCAGAGGAGCTCAAgagggagcagcagcagaa GTCTGAATTGGTGGAGAAAAACGCCATGTTGCGCACCAAAGCCATGAGGGAAAAGGATGAGCAGAGGGAGAGAAGGAAATACAACTATACCCTGCTCAGGATCAGACTGCCTGATGGGAACCTGCTACAAG GGACATTTTACGCCTGGGACCGGCTGCCTGTGCTCTTTGCGTTTGTACGGGAGTCCCTGGTGGACAGCTGGCAACCCTTTGAACTAATCGCTCCCGGAGGCCAAAAATTACAAGAGTCTGAAGAAGTTGCTCTGGCTGAATGTAACTTG GTCCCTGCTGCCCTGCTGACGTTTGCCTGGGATGCAGCTGTGCAGGCCGATATTGCAGCTGCAGGTGGAAAAAGCCCCACCCTCCTCAAACCATCCTTACTGGAAACCATTCGGACGCTGAGCTGA